The genomic region GTTGGTATTTTTTAGACCTAATTAATCTACATTATCACTATTAATTTGTGCTAACAAAACACTGATGATTCCTTCctacatatattaaaaagatTTAAGAAGTCTTCTAAAACTAAGTACTAGAGATGACAAACTAACCAGATTGAAATGGAATCTACAGCAAGTGTAGGATCTTTTAAGTACCCCACCATCAGAATAATTGCTGTAAAATACCATAGCTCCAAGCTGCAATCATTCAtcaaaaatgtcatttttcttatcaaatacacttatgtatttatgtatgtataagCGGAGAACTCACCATAACATTACAGCAGATGCAAGCGATAATTTAACAAAACCCCACAATGATTTAAACGCCAACAAAGAAAGACCCGTCCATGAATCTGGAAAAAACCCAGCAACCACGTAAATCACCATTGCTATAACTTGAAGCCACCATGAAATATTGCCGGCCATGGCTGCACCGAGTAAACCAAGCTCAAGCTTTGTTACCAAAGCCCAATTCAACAAAACATGACAACCCAAGCCGATAATTGATATTATTGTCATAACCCAGACTTTGGTTTGGGATTGAAGGAACTTTTGAATTGGAAAATTCATGGCGTAAGCGAAGAATTGAGGGATCACCATCTTGCAATATTTCCCGGCGAGTTCTGACATGGCTTTGTCTTGTCGGAGTAGGTTTAGTATCGGTGTGGCGAGGAGGTAACATGGTGTTAGACATAAAGCGGTTATTCCGGTAATGATCCATGATCGTTGGAGGTAGATTCCGAGCATGTTGTGTTGGCCGGCGCCGACGGCTTGACCGCATAGTGTCTCGAGTGCACTTCCCATTCCTAACTAAATATGGAGAAAGATCGGTTTAGATTCGAGTTTTGTTCTTCCgactctttttatttttgaaatatttatgtcGGAAAATTATTTTCAGCACATTTCGGACATAAGTACGAAGATATGTCTCCGAAGATTCGACTCGTTTCAACTAAAAGTAATGGAAGTTTCCTATATCTAGAGGTGTTTATAGTGGAGTGGCTCGATTCATGTAGTTGGATCAAAATTAAGTTCATgtcaatgtttttttaattaaattattagtcccttttcaaaacaaataaattattaaaaaacagaataaataataataaaatctcgTTTTCATGTCAATTAGTTTTTTTGTCACTCTCAGGACCGATATCTCGACCacttttcaattcaattgatCAGTCTAGTCCAATTCAAAAAACATTGATTTATACTTTTCAACTTCGAGCTAGTCTCGATTTGCTACTTCTAGCACTCTACATTTttttataggttaaaatatgtcatggTTCTTGTACTCTTCacgaatttagaatttagtccctctatttttcagattttaaaattcaagtccgATCGTTaatactgttaaaattttttgttaaatttgttagcgtgacattttgaaatttaaaaaagaaaaaaaaactcactttctagcaatgtaactaaaaaataacGTTGCaatgaatataatttaataaaataattttaatatgattaacaGTTGGACTgtattttgaaatctgaaaaagtagaaacaaaaaatatataaggactaaattctaaatttacaaaCAGTACAAGGACTTACcacaaattttaactttttttatatcGTTGATTAGAGTTCTAAGACTATAGTATCCATCTTTAATGAATATTCAGACGTAGAAAAACTGagaaaaagaagtgaaaaaaaCCTTGTTGAgcacataattttgattgaaatctgtttgatattcatatatatatatatatatatactcaccaTGATACCGAAAACGAAGCCTTCGATCACGTTCGTTGTTATGGTGACCGCAGCGAGTTCGAGCTCGCCCAAATGACCGGCGAAGGCGACGGTGACGAAACCGATTGAGAACTGAGAGACCGATACCAAAATCGCAGGGCCTGCAATCGCCCACATCTTCTTTGATTCACCCCATATGGTATTTTGCTTTACTTCCAATGGCTTTTCTTCTACTTCCAGTGAAGccattttcccttttctcaAATCAAATTATGTGcattacatacatatatacagtATGCAATAAACAAGTTGGTAGTTAGGGACCaaaccataaatattttatgggtaaattacaGTAGAGGTCACCCAACTacgaaaagttacaaaatggtcatccaactattc from Gossypium raimondii isolate GPD5lz chromosome 1, ASM2569854v1, whole genome shotgun sequence harbors:
- the LOC105773546 gene encoding protein DETOXIFICATION 33; this encodes MASLEVEEKPLEVKQNTIWGESKKMWAIAGPAILVSVSQFSIGFVTVAFAGHLGELELAAVTITTNVIEGFVFGIMLGMGSALETLCGQAVGAGQHNMLGIYLQRSWIITGITALCLTPCYLLATPILNLLRQDKAMSELAGKYCKMVIPQFFAYAMNFPIQKFLQSQTKVWVMTIISIIGLGCHVLLNWALVTKLELGLLGAAMAGNISWWLQVIAMVIYVVAGFFPDSWTGLSLLAFKSLWGFVKLSLASAVMLCLELWYFTAIILMVGYLKDPTLAVDSISICLNLQLWTSMVTLGFNIAASVRVSNELGAGRPKAAKFSIVVVVLTSLAVGIIFMAIILATKHDFPKLFTDKQLVIKAASKLGYFLAATVFLNSILPVLHGVAVGAGWQAYVGLINITCYYLLGIPAGALLGFKFKLRVQGIWFGMLIGTVLQTTILLFVMLRATWRNEAVQAEERLRTWGGPTETPNISLESNSAS